Genomic DNA from Thermosipho ferrireducens:
AACTTGAACCAACAAATGAACCCTATGCGATAGCAAAAATCTCTGCAATAAAAATGGTAAGGTATTTTAACGAGCAATACGGCACAAACTTTATAAGCGTAATGCCAACAAACCTTTATGGACCTAATGATAATTTTAATCTTGAAACATCTCATGTATTGCCCGCACTTTTGAGAAAATTTCATTTAGGAAAATTATTGATGGAAGAAAGATATGAAGATATAATAAAAGATGTAGAAAAGTATCCAATAGGATTTGGACTTGATAAAGAAATAAATAAAGAAGATCCAAAGACAATAGAAAAGGTATTAGAAAAAGTAGGAATAACTAAAGAATCAATAACAGTATGGGGGACAGGAGAAGTATATAGAGAATTTATGTATGTGGATGATCTAGCTGATGCTTGTATATATTTAATGAATGAAGTTGAAGCAGAAAAAATGAAAAAAATATCACCAGACTACTTTGTAAACATAGGAACAGGAGAAGATGTAAAGATAAAAGATTTGGTAGAAATGATAAAAGAAATAGTGGGATACAAAGGAAAAATAAAATGGGATACAAGTAAACCCGATGGTACACCAAGGAAGTTATTGGATGTAACAAGGTTGAATAAACTGGGGTGGAGATATAAAATAGAATTAAAATCTGGCATAAAAAAATATATGAATGGGTAAAAAAACTTAAGTATTTATATATGGGGGGATTCGTATGTTAAAAAATGTATTGAAATGTTAAAATGTGATAAGCACAAGGGATTTGTCAGAGATTTTTAAATATTTAAATGAAATGAGATTTCAATTTTTTGGTAAATAAGAAATTTATGGAAATACTAATATTATCTAACACTAGAAACAGGTTATATTTACTCTATTCAAAAATATGAAAGAAAATATAATTAAAAAAAGCAGTAAATTAAGAATTTACTAAAAAAGGTGAGAGCATTTTAATTGTGGTTAAAAAATAACCTATATTATAAGATTTTTAAATTATTTTTAAGATAAAAATGTTGAATAATTATTATAGGGTTAAAATAATTAAGAAGTTTCTAAGAAGATAATATAGGATTATTAAAGGGGTGAATATAGTTTTTATTTAGGTTAGTCACCGGTAATAAGTCAAGAGCAAAAAGAGAAAAAGGCAAAATTGTAACAAAAGGCACAAAAGGTCATTGAAAGATTAGTTTGACACATGGGTTGTTTCAAAAGGTTTGTAAGGGACGTTGTTTTTAAGCATATAGTAAATACTTCTTACAAGTTTTCTTGTAGTAAGTACAACAGCAGCTTTGTGAGCTTTACCTTCATTTCGTTTGGATTTGTAGTAATCTCTAAGCACAGGATCGAATCTAATAGCACTTGAAGCTGCCTGGTAGAGATAATAACGTAAATACTTATTACCTTTCAAATAAAATCCAACTCTGGGTATGAAGGCAAAAGAGTCTCGCGCTATGTAGGAGCTCAAAGCTTATTCACCGAGTAACAATTCAACCTTCATACCAAAGTTAGTCAGACTTAGCCAAGCACTTACGTGCAGGGGGGAACTGAATTACTTTAGTTATATGATAACTCAGAGTTGGATTGATTTGCAAATTTCTCTACTACATTATACACGAGGAGGTGAACAATGAGTAATATAAAAATATTTTTGTGTACTACTTTTAGAGATTTCAATGGAACCGAAAATGATGAAATACAACGGCAATTTTTAAGAAGTATTGAAAATCAAAATTATAAAAATTTTGAACTTGTTGTAACTCTTTTTGGAGAGAAAAAAGTTCAACAGGAAGTCGAAAAATATATGTTTAAGTCAGCTTTCTTTCATGACAAAGCAGGTCATTACAAATATTCTTTGAGCCAAGTCCTTATGAATGGAATAA
This window encodes:
- a CDS encoding GDP-L-fucose synthase family protein, coding for MEKDSKIYVAGHRGLVGSAIVRKLKELGYTNIITKTHKELDLTDQKATREFFEKERPEYVFLAAAKVGGILANNTYKAEFIYQNIMIAGNVIEASYRYGVKKLLNLGSSCIYPKYAPQPMKEEYLLTGELEPTNEPYAIAKISAIKMVRYFNEQYGTNFISVMPTNLYGPNDNFNLETSHVLPALLRKFHLGKLLMEERYEDIIKDVEKYPIGFGLDKEINKEDPKTIEKVLEKVGITKESITVWGTGEVYREFMYVDDLADACIYLMNEVEAEKMKKISPDYFVNIGTGEDVKIKDLVEMIKEIVGYKGKIKWDTSKPDGTPRKLLDVTRLNKLGWRYKIELKSGIKKYMNG
- a CDS encoding transposase encodes the protein MKGNKYLRYYLYQAASSAIRFDPVLRDYYKSKRNEGKAHKAAVVLTTRKLVRSIYYMLKNNVPYKPFETTHVSN